The Microbacterium sp. LWO12-1.2 genome includes a window with the following:
- a CDS encoding CarD family transcriptional regulator, protein MLFEVGETVVYPHHGAATIIEVKERIIKGEAKKYLKLNVTQGDLIIEVPAENVDLVGVRDVIGKEGLDHVFEVLRAPFTEEPTNWSRRYKANLEKLASGDVIKVSEVVRDLWRRDQDRGLSAGEKRMLAKARQILISELALAEKTDEDKAGALLDEVLAS, encoded by the coding sequence ATGCTTTTTGAGGTTGGCGAAACAGTCGTCTATCCGCACCATGGCGCCGCGACCATCATTGAGGTCAAGGAGCGCATCATCAAGGGTGAGGCGAAGAAGTACCTGAAGCTCAACGTCACCCAGGGTGATCTGATCATCGAGGTCCCTGCTGAGAATGTCGACCTGGTCGGCGTTCGCGACGTGATCGGCAAGGAGGGCCTCGACCACGTGTTCGAGGTGCTGCGCGCGCCGTTCACGGAGGAGCCCACCAACTGGTCTCGTCGTTACAAGGCGAACCTTGAGAAGCTCGCCTCCGGCGATGTCATCAAGGTCAGCGAGGTCGTCCGCGACCTGTGGCGTCGTGATCAGGACCGCGGTCTTTCTGCAGGTGAGAAGCGGATGCTGGCCAAGGCGCGCCAGATCCTGATCTCCGAGCTCGCGCTCGCTGAGAAGACCGACGAGGACAAGGCGGGCGCTCTGCTCGACGAGGTTCTCGCGTCCTGA
- the ispD gene encoding 2-C-methyl-D-erythritol 4-phosphate cytidylyltransferase, with protein sequence MLPVPDTAIIVVAAGSGTRLDAGAPKALVGIDSRSILRHALDGVFAAAPAQVIVVAPAGFEGDAETEAREAAGDRSDLVRVVTGGATRQQSVSAGLAALWGDVTTVLVHDAARALTPPSQIDAVAEAVAAAVGVIPVLPVVDTLKRVEGGAVAGAVDRSELAAAQTPQGFPRALLESAYASALASGVEYTDDAALFAAAGHVVRHIEGSARAFKITTPSDLERARHLLAEAGEVHSAPTHHARVGLPRVGIGTDVHAFGGEGNLWLAGLEWPGEPPLSGHSDGDAVAHAIVDALLGAAGLGDIGQHFGTAHPEYAGAHAEVFLARTRQLLSEAGFVIGNVSAQFQGNRPRFSARRAEAERVLSAALGGAPVSLTATTTDGLGFPGRGEGISVTAIAMVVPDRSRRV encoded by the coding sequence ATGCTCCCCGTCCCGGACACCGCGATCATCGTCGTCGCCGCAGGCTCCGGCACCCGCCTGGATGCCGGTGCACCCAAGGCCCTCGTCGGCATCGACAGCCGTTCGATACTGCGGCACGCCCTCGACGGCGTCTTCGCCGCTGCTCCGGCCCAGGTGATCGTCGTCGCCCCCGCCGGCTTCGAAGGCGATGCCGAGACGGAAGCACGCGAGGCCGCCGGCGATCGCAGCGACCTCGTGCGCGTCGTGACCGGCGGAGCGACTCGTCAGCAGTCCGTCTCGGCGGGACTCGCCGCGCTGTGGGGAGACGTCACCACGGTCCTCGTGCACGATGCGGCACGCGCACTCACACCACCGTCGCAGATCGACGCGGTCGCCGAGGCTGTCGCCGCCGCAGTCGGCGTCATCCCCGTGCTCCCCGTGGTCGACACGCTGAAGCGGGTCGAGGGCGGCGCCGTGGCCGGTGCCGTCGATCGGTCCGAGCTCGCTGCGGCGCAGACTCCGCAGGGGTTCCCACGGGCGCTCCTCGAATCCGCGTACGCGTCGGCCCTGGCATCCGGCGTCGAGTACACCGATGATGCGGCCCTGTTCGCTGCCGCCGGTCACGTCGTACGTCACATCGAGGGCTCTGCTCGCGCGTTCAAGATCACGACCCCCTCCGACCTCGAGCGTGCCCGCCACCTGCTGGCGGAGGCAGGCGAGGTGCACTCCGCTCCAACCCATCACGCGCGCGTCGGACTGCCGCGGGTCGGTATCGGCACCGACGTGCATGCGTTCGGCGGTGAGGGGAACCTCTGGCTGGCCGGCCTCGAATGGCCGGGGGAGCCGCCGCTCTCCGGACACTCCGACGGCGATGCCGTCGCGCACGCGATCGTCGATGCTCTGCTGGGCGCTGCAGGACTCGGCGACATCGGCCAGCACTTCGGCACCGCACATCCGGAGTACGCAGGAGCCCACGCCGAGGTGTTCCTCGCGCGCACCCGGCAGCTGCTCTCGGAGGCGGGCTTCGTGATCGGCAACGTGTCGGCGCAGTTCCAGGGCAATCGTCCGCGGTTCAGCGCGCGACGGGCCGAGGCGGAACGGGTGCTGTCCGCGGCGCTCGGCGGAGCTCCGGTCTCGCTGACGGCCACCACCACCGACGGCCTCGGCTTCCCCGGACGCGGCGAGGGGATCTCCGTCACGGCGATCGCCATGGTGGTGCCGGACAGATCGCGGAGAGTGTGA
- a CDS encoding DNA modification methylase, with protein sequence MKSRLVASAAISALVLLGATGCTFITPQSTKVEYSGSDGVNISDENGPLAVRNAFIVANEDGSVGNFIGAVVNPTQEKATLTIAVEGNDFTVTVPAGDRVSFGADAEPLRIVDLNAKPGATVEMHFQSGDSLGVKTQVPVLDGALPYYADLVPSGD encoded by the coding sequence GTGAAATCGCGCCTTGTTGCGTCTGCCGCCATCAGCGCCCTCGTTCTTCTCGGCGCGACCGGTTGCACCTTCATCACGCCGCAGTCGACCAAGGTCGAGTACTCCGGATCGGACGGCGTCAACATCTCGGATGAGAACGGCCCCCTCGCGGTGCGCAACGCGTTCATCGTCGCGAACGAGGACGGTTCGGTCGGCAACTTCATCGGCGCTGTCGTCAACCCCACCCAGGAGAAGGCGACCTTGACCATCGCCGTCGAGGGGAACGACTTCACCGTCACCGTCCCTGCAGGCGACCGTGTGAGCTTCGGCGCAGACGCCGAACCCCTGCGCATCGTCGACCTGAACGCGAAGCCCGGCGCCACGGTCGAGATGCACTTCCAGTCGGGCGACTCCCTCGGGGTCAAGACTCAGGTGCCCGTGCTCGACGGCGCACTGCCCTACTACGCCGATCTGGTCCCCTCCGGAGACTGA
- a CDS encoding phosphoglyceromutase: MTATRTLILLRHGRSEWNELNLFTGWVDVRLNEQGRDEARRGGELLAEAGILPDVLHTSLLSRAIQTANIALDAADRLWIPVTRSWRLNERHYGALQGKDKAQTLEEFGPEQFQLWRRSFDVPPPLLDDDSEFSQVGDVRYADIDGEVPRTESLKLVIDRLLPYWDSAIVPDLEAGKTVLVTAHGNSLRGLVKHLEGISDDDIAELNIPTGIPLVYELDENNVPTGPGRYLDPEAAAAGAAAVAAQGKK; this comes from the coding sequence ATGACTGCGACGCGCACCCTCATCCTGCTCCGCCACGGCCGGAGCGAGTGGAACGAACTGAACCTCTTCACCGGCTGGGTGGATGTCCGCCTCAACGAGCAGGGCAGGGACGAGGCCCGTCGTGGCGGCGAGCTGCTGGCCGAGGCCGGCATCCTGCCCGACGTGCTGCACACCTCGCTGCTCAGCCGTGCGATCCAGACCGCGAACATCGCGCTCGACGCGGCGGACCGGCTGTGGATCCCCGTGACGCGCTCGTGGCGCCTGAACGAGCGCCACTACGGCGCCCTGCAGGGCAAGGACAAGGCACAGACGCTCGAGGAGTTCGGCCCGGAGCAGTTCCAGCTGTGGCGCCGCTCGTTCGACGTGCCGCCGCCCCTGCTCGACGACGACAGCGAGTTCAGCCAGGTCGGCGACGTCCGCTACGCCGACATCGACGGCGAGGTGCCGCGCACCGAGTCCCTCAAGCTGGTCATCGACCGTCTCCTTCCGTACTGGGACAGCGCGATCGTGCCCGACCTCGAGGCCGGCAAGACCGTACTCGTCACCGCTCACGGCAACTCGCTGCGTGGCCTCGTGAAGCACCTCGAGGGCATCAGCGATGACGACATCGCCGAGCTGAACATCCCCACCGGCATCCCGCTCGTCTACGAGCTGGACGAGAACAACGTGCCCACCGGTCCCGGCCGCTACCTCGACCCCGAGGCCGCCGCTGCCGGCGCCGCTGCGGTCGCCGCACAGGGCAAGAAGTAA
- a CDS encoding sensor histidine kinase, translating into MTLPQIALIALAIGVLIGVGLSLLIVWAYRARAKVELETSTVVPGGMTDVLDSMDDAACVVDSSGLVLAGSHAATRFGIEVGATLDNPELRQLVRSVRAVGGTKTETLRITRGGLSLDPRLVSARASVIGARMALVIIRDITEQERLDQMRRDFVANTSHELKTPVGAVSLLAEAIESAADDPAQVRIFAARISAEAGRLGQLTGRIMSLSRLQADDGLTDVDPVSIDEVIAASIEAHVVQADSAGVDLTRGGDRGAWVRGDAQILIEAIGNLIANAIVYSPRGSRVGVGVRVDGGVVEIAVSDQGIGISESDRERIFERFYRADEARSRRTGGTGLGLSIVKHATQRHGGEVRLWSRPGRGSTFTVRLPQIDAPLIEDTGKKRKKKRARKAEKSAGARVRNGEKA; encoded by the coding sequence ATGACCCTGCCGCAGATCGCGCTGATCGCACTCGCCATCGGCGTGCTGATCGGGGTGGGGCTCTCGCTGCTGATCGTCTGGGCCTACCGTGCACGGGCGAAGGTCGAACTGGAGACGTCGACGGTCGTCCCCGGCGGTATGACCGACGTGCTGGACAGCATGGACGATGCCGCCTGTGTCGTGGATTCCTCCGGGCTCGTGCTGGCCGGATCGCACGCGGCGACGCGTTTCGGCATCGAGGTCGGGGCGACGCTCGACAACCCCGAACTTCGTCAGCTGGTGCGCAGCGTCAGAGCGGTGGGCGGCACGAAGACCGAGACGCTGCGCATCACAAGGGGCGGGCTCAGCCTCGATCCCCGCCTGGTCTCGGCGCGCGCGAGCGTGATCGGTGCGCGGATGGCGCTCGTCATCATCCGCGACATCACCGAGCAGGAGCGCCTCGATCAGATGCGCCGTGACTTCGTCGCGAACACGAGCCACGAGCTCAAGACGCCGGTCGGCGCGGTGAGCCTCCTCGCTGAGGCCATCGAATCCGCCGCCGACGATCCTGCCCAGGTGCGGATCTTCGCTGCCCGTATCTCTGCGGAGGCCGGGCGCCTCGGCCAGCTCACCGGACGCATCATGAGCCTGTCGCGACTCCAGGCCGACGACGGGCTGACGGACGTCGATCCCGTGTCGATCGACGAGGTCATCGCGGCATCCATCGAGGCTCACGTCGTGCAGGCCGACTCGGCCGGCGTCGACCTGACGCGCGGCGGGGACCGCGGAGCCTGGGTGCGCGGCGACGCGCAGATCCTGATCGAAGCCATCGGCAACCTCATCGCGAACGCGATCGTCTACTCTCCGCGCGGCTCGCGTGTCGGCGTCGGCGTGAGAGTGGACGGCGGTGTGGTCGAGATCGCGGTCTCCGATCAGGGCATCGGGATCTCCGAGTCCGATCGCGAGCGCATCTTCGAGCGGTTCTACCGGGCCGATGAGGCGCGATCGCGTCGCACGGGTGGTACCGGGCTCGGCCTCTCGATCGTCAAGCACGCCACCCAGCGCCACGGCGGCGAGGTGCGGCTCTGGTCGCGGCCCGGCCGCGGATCCACCTTCACGGTCCGCCTCCCGCAGATCGATGCCCCGTTGATCGAAGACACGGGCAAGAAGCGAAAGAAGAAACGCGCGCGCAAGGCGGAGAAGTCCGCTGGTGCGCGCGTGCGAAACGGAGAAAAAGCATGA
- a CDS encoding YgfZ/GcvT domain-containing protein yields MSVFSGIPGAVSDDAGISHFGDPFREQRRLAAGTAIAPLDDRAVIEVAGPERLSWLDSITSQSVGRLTPGESTELLVLDPQGRVEHAAGVVDDGSSTWLIADAGDADALAAWLTRMKFRTQATVERRTDLALIGFVDGASAAATVVAAALASNGVPLIWADPWQHVTAGGHQYAEISEHPGAALAWRVGILTDDAAAALADSLEPDAAAGLLAAEALRIAAWRPRWAAEVDERSLPHESDWLRSAVHLNKGCYRGQETVAKVHNLGHPPRRLAALQLDGSDAVLPPAGSPVFAGDDEVGHITSAARHHEDGPIALAILSRRTPVGDLTVRADGIDIAAAQQVIVPADAGATADIPRLTRLSRRPAAPDPRSTSGGR; encoded by the coding sequence ATGAGCGTCTTCTCCGGCATTCCCGGCGCTGTCTCGGACGACGCGGGCATCTCGCACTTCGGAGATCCGTTCCGCGAGCAGCGCCGCCTCGCCGCCGGCACGGCGATCGCGCCGCTCGACGACCGCGCGGTGATCGAGGTCGCCGGCCCGGAGCGGTTGAGCTGGCTCGACTCCATCACCTCGCAATCGGTGGGCCGCCTCACCCCAGGTGAGAGCACTGAGCTTCTCGTTCTCGATCCCCAGGGCCGGGTGGAGCATGCCGCCGGAGTGGTGGACGACGGATCATCGACCTGGTTGATCGCCGACGCCGGGGACGCCGACGCACTGGCCGCCTGGTTGACGCGCATGAAGTTCCGCACGCAGGCGACGGTCGAACGGCGCACCGATCTCGCACTGATCGGGTTCGTCGACGGAGCGTCGGCGGCGGCGACCGTCGTGGCGGCCGCGCTCGCATCGAACGGCGTGCCGCTCATCTGGGCCGATCCGTGGCAGCACGTCACAGCCGGCGGCCATCAGTACGCCGAGATCTCCGAACATCCGGGAGCCGCACTCGCCTGGCGCGTCGGCATCCTCACGGACGACGCCGCAGCCGCGCTCGCGGACTCGCTCGAACCAGATGCAGCGGCCGGGCTGCTCGCCGCCGAAGCGCTGCGCATCGCGGCCTGGCGTCCACGGTGGGCCGCCGAGGTCGATGAGCGGTCGTTGCCGCACGAATCCGACTGGCTCCGCAGTGCGGTGCACCTGAACAAGGGCTGCTACCGGGGGCAGGAGACGGTCGCCAAGGTGCACAACCTCGGCCATCCTCCTCGCCGACTCGCCGCTCTGCAGCTCGACGGCAGCGACGCGGTGCTGCCGCCGGCCGGATCGCCGGTGTTCGCGGGCGATGACGAGGTCGGACACATCACGTCAGCGGCGCGTCACCACGAAGACGGTCCGATCGCGCTGGCGATCCTGTCGCGCCGCACACCGGTGGGTGACCTGACCGTGCGGGCGGACGGCATCGACATCGCGGCGGCTCAACAGGTCATCGTGCCCGCCGACGCCGGCGCCACCGCCGACATCCCGCGGCTCACCCGGCTCTCGCGGCGCCCCGCTGCGCCCGACCCTCGCAGCACGAGCGGCGGCCGCTGA
- the cysS gene encoding cysteine--tRNA ligase produces the protein MTLRLHDTRAQQLRDFVPLDPENVTMYVCGPTVQSGPHIGHVRAALSFDLLRRWLEYRYGRVTFVRNVTDIDDKVLANATATEPWWALAYRIEQEFTAAYAAIGILSPTYEPRATASIPQMQELIGALIERGHAYPAADGSGDVYFDVRSWSEYGALTHQSVDAMEAAEDADPRGKRNPQDFALWKGAKADEPADATWSSPWGAGRPGWHIECSAMAKRYLGNEFDIHGGGLDLRFPHHENELAQSTAAGDGFAQYWVHNGLVTVDGQKMSKSLGNFTLAADVLSERDPLVVRYALAAAHYRSSLDLTASSWDEADAALGRIGTFIARVRRSLPGAPEEQGIGVVPEAFATAMDDDLGVPQALAVVHETVRRGNSAIDAGDQEQAWAAFVEVDAMVRVLGLDALMSSGGDLAEHRTLDALVQTMIGQRAQARADKDWTTADRIRDAIAAAGIVLEDTADGTHWSIDG, from the coding sequence GTGACACTCCGCCTCCACGACACCCGCGCGCAGCAACTGCGCGACTTCGTGCCGCTCGACCCCGAGAACGTCACCATGTACGTCTGCGGTCCGACCGTGCAGTCGGGTCCGCACATCGGACATGTCAGGGCGGCGTTGAGCTTCGATCTGCTGCGCCGCTGGCTCGAGTATCGCTACGGTCGCGTCACCTTCGTGCGCAACGTGACCGACATCGATGACAAGGTGCTCGCGAACGCCACCGCGACCGAGCCGTGGTGGGCGCTGGCGTACCGGATCGAGCAGGAGTTCACCGCGGCGTATGCCGCCATCGGGATCCTCTCGCCGACCTACGAACCCCGTGCGACGGCATCGATCCCGCAGATGCAGGAGCTGATCGGCGCACTCATCGAGCGCGGCCACGCGTATCCCGCCGCCGACGGATCGGGCGACGTCTACTTCGACGTCCGCTCGTGGAGCGAGTACGGCGCGCTCACGCACCAGTCGGTCGACGCCATGGAAGCGGCAGAAGACGCGGATCCTCGAGGCAAGCGGAACCCGCAGGACTTCGCCCTCTGGAAGGGCGCGAAGGCCGACGAGCCGGCCGACGCCACCTGGTCGTCTCCGTGGGGCGCCGGTCGCCCCGGCTGGCACATCGAGTGCTCGGCGATGGCGAAGCGCTACCTCGGCAACGAGTTCGACATCCACGGGGGAGGGCTCGATCTGCGCTTCCCGCACCATGAGAACGAACTCGCACAGTCGACCGCCGCCGGCGACGGATTCGCCCAGTACTGGGTGCACAACGGCCTCGTGACGGTGGACGGGCAGAAGATGTCGAAGTCGCTCGGCAACTTCACCCTCGCCGCCGACGTGCTCTCCGAGCGCGACCCCCTCGTGGTCCGCTACGCCCTCGCGGCCGCGCACTACCGCTCCAGCCTCGACCTGACCGCGTCGTCGTGGGACGAGGCGGATGCCGCACTCGGCCGCATCGGCACGTTCATCGCGCGCGTGCGCCGATCCCTTCCCGGCGCGCCGGAGGAGCAGGGGATCGGCGTGGTCCCTGAGGCCTTCGCCACCGCGATGGATGACGATCTCGGCGTGCCGCAGGCGCTCGCCGTCGTGCACGAGACCGTGCGTCGTGGCAACTCGGCGATCGACGCCGGTGATCAGGAACAGGCATGGGCCGCGTTCGTCGAGGTGGACGCGATGGTGCGTGTTCTCGGCCTCGATGCGCTCATGAGCAGCGGCGGAGATCTCGCCGAACACAGGACCCTGGACGCTCTCGTCCAGACGATGATCGGCCAGCGCGCGCAAGCGCGAGCCGACAAGGACTGGACGACCGCCGATCGGATCCGCGATGCCATCGCGGCGGCCGGCATCGTCCTCGAAGACACCGCAGACGGAACTCATTGGAGTATTGATGGTTAA
- a CDS encoding class I SAM-dependent methyltransferase, which produces MASSPLGRPTRGTTGTNRLRRNDRWIAASEAFRRATDPLVIDLGYGASGVTAFELATRLRAVRPDAEVRGLEIDPARVATATAQLEEVRAGRTPFAPDLPVSFARGGFEVPLPAGRQAAVIRAMNVLRQYDEADVAGAWRTVAARLAPSGLLIEGTCDEIGRVSSWVDVRPDGSPVRFTLSLRLAELEQPSIVAERLPKALIHRNVAGERVHALLVDLDREWDRAASLSTFGATQRFLATVTALRAQGWPILGGRTRWRLGELTLPWDAVAPLP; this is translated from the coding sequence ATGGCGTCATCTCCCCTGGGTCGTCCCACACGCGGCACGACCGGGACCAACCGGCTGCGGCGCAACGATCGGTGGATCGCCGCGAGCGAGGCATTCCGACGCGCCACCGACCCGTTGGTGATCGATCTCGGCTATGGCGCCAGCGGTGTCACCGCGTTCGAACTGGCCACCAGACTGCGCGCCGTCCGGCCCGATGCCGAGGTGCGTGGGCTCGAGATCGACCCGGCCCGCGTCGCCACGGCAACTGCACAGTTGGAGGAGGTGCGCGCCGGCCGCACGCCGTTCGCCCCCGACCTGCCCGTCTCGTTCGCACGCGGCGGGTTCGAGGTCCCGCTGCCGGCCGGTCGTCAGGCGGCCGTCATCCGCGCAATGAACGTGCTGCGCCAGTACGACGAAGCGGATGTGGCCGGCGCCTGGCGGACGGTCGCGGCACGTCTGGCACCGAGCGGCCTGCTCATCGAAGGCACCTGCGACGAGATCGGCCGGGTCTCGAGCTGGGTCGATGTGCGACCGGACGGCAGCCCTGTGCGCTTCACGCTGTCCCTGCGTCTCGCCGAGCTCGAACAGCCGAGCATCGTCGCCGAACGCCTGCCCAAGGCGCTGATCCATCGCAACGTCGCCGGAGAGCGCGTCCACGCACTGCTCGTCGACCTCGACCGCGAATGGGACCGCGCGGCGTCACTGTCGACGTTCGGAGCGACGCAGCGGTTCCTCGCCACGGTGACAGCGCTGCGCGCACAGGGATGGCCGATCCTCGGTGGCCGCACACGATGGCGCCTGGGCGAGCTCACGCTGCCCTGGGACGCGGTGGCCCCTCTCCCCTGA
- the phoU gene encoding phosphate signaling complex protein PhoU, producing MREVFHQSLEDLQNRLVEIADLVTVSIDKATRAFATSDVALAEEVIADDAKIDELAVALDEQAIEILARQQPVARDLRIVVSALRVSASLERMGDMSEHIAQLARLRFPERAIPKGLKSTFKRMGELDVEIARTLSELLRTQDLRLADAIRNSDDDVDELHVNVFDKVLSDNWKGEATATVDATLASRYHERFADHAVAVAKKVVYLATGDWQVDEEDIALAVEQQQELGHA from the coding sequence ATGCGCGAAGTCTTCCACCAGTCCCTCGAGGACCTGCAGAACCGTCTCGTGGAGATCGCCGACCTCGTCACGGTCTCGATCGACAAGGCCACCCGCGCCTTCGCCACGAGCGATGTCGCGCTGGCCGAAGAGGTGATCGCCGACGACGCGAAGATCGACGAGTTGGCTGTCGCACTCGACGAGCAGGCCATCGAGATCCTCGCCCGCCAGCAGCCGGTCGCCCGTGATCTGCGCATCGTCGTCAGCGCGCTGCGTGTGAGCGCGTCGCTCGAGCGCATGGGCGACATGTCCGAGCACATCGCGCAGCTCGCACGTCTCCGCTTCCCCGAGCGCGCCATCCCCAAGGGCCTCAAGAGCACCTTCAAGCGCATGGGCGAGCTGGACGTCGAGATCGCCCGCACGCTCAGCGAACTGCTGCGCACACAGGATCTGCGCCTTGCGGACGCCATCCGCAACTCCGATGACGACGTCGACGAGCTGCACGTGAACGTCTTCGACAAGGTGCTCAGCGACAACTGGAAGGGCGAGGCGACCGCAACCGTCGACGCGACCCTCGCCAGCCGCTACCACGAGCGGTTCGCCGACCACGCAGTCGCCGTCGCCAAGAAGGTCGTGTACCTCGCGACCGGCGACTGGCAGGTCGACGAGGAGGACATCGCCCTCGCCGTCGAGCAGCAGCAGGAGCTCGGGCACGCCTGA
- a CDS encoding response regulator transcription factor encodes MTRILLVEDEPDLADPLAYLLRREGYEVEIAEDGPGALTAFRERGADIVLLDLMLPGMPGTEVCRQIRSTSAVPIIMLTAKDSEVDIVVGLELGADDYITKPYSSRELLARMRAVLRRVVQADSELDERVLDGGRVSLDIDRHTVSVAGSVINMPLKEFELLEVLMRNSGRVLTRGQLIDRVWGSDYFGDTKTLDVHIKRIRSRIEENPGEPVMLVTVRGLGYRFEG; translated from the coding sequence ATGACCCGCATCCTTCTCGTCGAAGACGAGCCCGATCTCGCCGACCCGCTGGCGTATCTGCTGCGCCGTGAGGGGTACGAGGTGGAGATCGCCGAGGACGGGCCGGGGGCGCTCACGGCGTTCCGCGAGCGCGGAGCCGACATCGTGCTCCTCGACCTGATGCTGCCGGGGATGCCCGGTACCGAGGTGTGCCGGCAGATCCGCTCGACCTCCGCCGTGCCGATCATCATGCTCACGGCCAAGGACTCCGAGGTCGACATCGTCGTGGGGCTCGAGCTGGGCGCCGACGACTACATCACCAAGCCCTACTCGTCACGTGAGCTGCTCGCCCGGATGCGGGCTGTGCTACGACGGGTCGTGCAGGCCGACAGCGAGCTCGACGAGCGGGTGCTGGACGGCGGACGAGTGTCGCTCGACATCGATCGCCACACGGTCTCGGTCGCCGGATCGGTGATCAACATGCCGCTGAAGGAATTCGAGCTCCTCGAGGTGCTGATGCGTAACTCGGGCCGTGTGCTGACACGCGGTCAGCTGATCGACCGGGTCTGGGGCAGTGACTACTTCGGTGACACCAAGACGCTCGACGTGCACATCAAGCGCATCCGCTCGCGGATCGAGGAGAACCCGGGAGAGCCGGTGATGCTCGTGACCGTGCGCGGGCTGGGATACCGGTTCGAGGGCTGA
- a CDS encoding FABP family protein, whose product MLELPTDLPADLAPLSWLIGVWEGTGVIDFPVGDERLQGEFAHRVSFSHDGGPFLNYSSTATLLRDDGEQSLPLVSEIGFWRLSRPADDSDAGPALLPPQAVAAPRTVDDVEELRGDNGAFPIEVSLAHSDGMLELYLGEIKGPRIDMASDAIVRGAGGKDYGAATRLYGLVDGHLLWAWDIAALGTPLRSHASARLAKV is encoded by the coding sequence GTGCTCGAGCTGCCGACCGACCTCCCCGCGGACCTCGCCCCGCTCTCGTGGCTGATCGGCGTGTGGGAGGGAACCGGCGTCATCGACTTCCCCGTCGGCGACGAGCGGTTGCAGGGTGAGTTCGCACATCGCGTGAGCTTCAGCCATGACGGTGGTCCTTTCCTGAACTACTCCAGCACCGCCACGCTCCTCCGCGATGACGGCGAGCAGTCGCTGCCTCTGGTCTCCGAGATCGGGTTCTGGCGTCTCTCTCGTCCCGCGGACGACAGCGACGCGGGGCCCGCATTGCTTCCACCGCAGGCCGTCGCGGCTCCTCGCACGGTCGACGATGTCGAGGAACTGCGTGGCGACAACGGCGCCTTCCCCATCGAGGTCTCGCTCGCGCATTCCGACGGGATGCTGGAGCTGTACCTGGGTGAGATCAAGGGGCCGCGCATCGACATGGCCTCCGATGCGATCGTGCGCGGTGCCGGCGGGAAGGACTACGGCGCCGCCACCCGGCTCTACGGTCTCGTCGACGGTCATCTTTTGTGGGCGTGGGACATCGCCGCACTGGGAACCCCTCTGCGCTCGCACGCGTCGGCACGCCTGGCCAAGGTCTGA
- the rlmB gene encoding 23S rRNA (guanosine(2251)-2'-O)-methyltransferase RlmB has product MVKPGRPGASNGKKKGPTKGTGGLGRKALEGRGPTPKAEDRAWHPAGKRKAAAERYAAATGGKGRPGGSRPGSGGGGNRAPKAKAGDDTENVTGRNSVLEALRAKIPATAFYIAQRVEMDDRVKEMLSIATHRGIPVMEVTRPELDRMAGFDGVHQGVAIKVPPYEYAHPQDLLEQVIDRGQVPLFVALDGITDPRNLGAIIRSTAAFGGHGIILPQRRSAGVNSAAWKTSAGAVARTPVALATNLTTQLKEFKKQGVFVLGLDGDGDVSLPALQLADRPVVIVVGSEGKGLSRLVAETCDQIVSIPISAATESLNAGIATSVALYQVATLRAAK; this is encoded by the coding sequence ATGGTTAAGCCAGGGCGCCCCGGCGCAAGCAACGGCAAGAAGAAGGGCCCTACCAAGGGCACCGGCGGACTCGGACGCAAGGCGCTCGAAGGCCGCGGCCCGACCCCGAAGGCGGAGGACCGCGCCTGGCACCCTGCAGGCAAGCGCAAGGCTGCGGCCGAGCGCTATGCCGCCGCGACGGGCGGCAAAGGCCGCCCCGGTGGCAGCAGGCCGGGCTCCGGCGGCGGCGGGAACCGTGCTCCGAAGGCCAAGGCGGGAGATGACACCGAGAACGTCACCGGTCGTAACTCGGTGCTCGAAGCCCTGCGCGCGAAGATCCCGGCGACGGCGTTCTACATCGCGCAGCGCGTCGAGATGGATGACCGCGTGAAGGAGATGCTCTCGATCGCCACGCATCGCGGTATCCCCGTGATGGAGGTCACTCGTCCGGAACTCGACCGCATGGCCGGATTCGACGGCGTGCACCAGGGTGTCGCGATCAAGGTGCCGCCGTACGAGTACGCGCACCCGCAGGACCTGCTCGAGCAGGTCATCGACCGCGGCCAGGTGCCGCTGTTCGTGGCACTCGACGGCATCACCGACCCTCGCAACCTCGGCGCGATCATCCGCTCCACCGCGGCGTTCGGCGGGCACGGCATCATCCTGCCGCAGCGTCGTTCGGCCGGAGTGAACTCCGCCGCGTGGAAGACCAGCGCCGGAGCCGTCGCGCGCACGCCCGTGGCCCTCGCGACCAACCTCACCACGCAGCTCAAGGAGTTCAAGAAGCAAGGTGTCTTCGTGCTCGGCCTCGACGGCGACGGCGATGTCTCGCTGCCCGCGCTCCAGCTGGCCGATCGACCGGTCGTGATCGTGGTGGGCTCTGAGGGCAAGGGACTGTCCCGTCTGGTCGCTGAGACCTGCGACCAGATCGTCTCGATCCCGATCTCCGCGGCCACCGAGTCGCTCAACGCCGGTATCGCGACCTCCGTCGCGTTGTACCAGGTCGCGACGCTCCGCGCCGCGAAGTAA